In the genome of Aspergillus flavus chromosome 8, complete sequence, one region contains:
- a CDS encoding glutathione S-transferase, translating into MTKLNTKPITVWLTPSGPNPWKVVLILEELQVPYVIESFRFNDVKLKPYTDICPNGRVPAIVDPNTNLTLWESGAIIQYLEEVYDTDKKLTYESLNERQLLNQYLHFQMSGQGPYFGQAGWFNVLHHERIPSAIERYNDQVKRFLEVLNTCLEGKAWLVGDKCTFADLSFVPWNCRLDMLLQTPPGEDPLAKYPNVQAWHHRMVDRPSWKRCMEVRDKLMDDQGLMPNGMPKGINNIQEYEAEIAREAAEKGKE; encoded by the exons ATGACCAAGCTCAATACCAAGCCAATTACCGTTTGGCTGACCC CTTCTGGCCCCAATCCATGGAAG GTTGTCCTCATTCTTGAGGAACTCCAGGTTCCCTACGTGATTGAATCCTTCAGGTTTAACGATGTCAAGCTCAAGCCCTACACCGATATCTGTCCTAACGGTCGAGTCCCAG CGATCGTCGATCCCAACACTAACCTAACCCTCTGGGAATCTGGTGCCATTATCCAGTATCTGGAAGAGGTCTACGACACGGACAAGAAGCTAACCTATGAGTCGCTCAACGAAAGGCAGCTGCTGAACCAGTACCTTCATTTCCAGATGAGCGGGCAAGGGCCCTACTTCGGCCAGGCTGGATG GTTCAACGTCCTCCATCACGAAAGAATCCCCTCCGCCATAGAGCGCTACAACGACCAAGTAAAGCGCTTCCTGGAGGTGTTAAACACCTGTCTTGAAGGCAAAGCCTGGCTCGTGGGCGATAAATGCACTTTTGCAGATTTGTCCTTTGTGCCCTGGAACTGTCGCCTTGACATGCTGCTGCAGACACCCCCGGGCGAGGACCCACTGGCCAAATACCCCAATGTGCAGGCCTGGCATCACCGTATGGTGGATCGACCTTCATGGAAACGCTGCATGGAGGTTCGAGATAAACTTATGGATGATCAGGGTTTAATGCCTAATGGGATGCCCAAGGGgataaataatattcaaGAGTACGAGGCGGAGATTGCGCGGGAGGCTGctgagaaagggaaggagTAA
- a CDS encoding putative porphobilinogen deaminase Hem3: MAESSSVAQPPLRIGTRRSKLAIVQAEGIRDSLQKTAPNRSYEIETLHTLGDKDKSTALYNFGAKSLWTSELEEKLTSGQLDVIVHCLKDMPTTLPESCDLAAITLRDDPRDALVIKAGLPYTSLQTLPEGAVVGTSSVRRSAQLLRLYPHLRFANLRGNVETRLAKVDNPESEYTCMIMSAAGLERIGLKHRINQYIGSKDGGILHAVGQGALGLETRKGDSSTQELLNKLVDEKSTLACLAERALLRTLEGGCSVPIGVETEWVDQSEYFLRMRAIVVSLDGTQSVQDTIDATVRTKDEATVFGKELATRLVTAGADAILKDINTNRPPKD, encoded by the exons ATGGCCGAAAGCTCTTCTGTGGCTCAGCCACCTCTGAGAATCGGTACCCGACGGTCAAAGTTGGCTATTGTCCAAGCCGAGGGTATCCGTGATAGCCTGCAGAAAACTGCACCGAACCGGTCCTATGAGATTGAAACACTACACACCCTGGGTGATAAAGACAAGTCTACAGCCCTTTACAACTTCGGCGCAAAGAGTCTGTGGACCAGtgagttggaggagaagctgaCCTCTGGCCAATTGGACGTCATCGTGCACTGTCTTAAAG ATATGCCAACCACGCTGCCCGAGTCGTGCGATCTCGCGGCAATTACTCTCCGCGATGATCCACGTGATGCGCTAGTTATCAAGGCCGGTCTGCCTTACACTAGCTTGCAGACACTCCCTGAAGGCGCAGTAGTTGGCACTTCGTCGGTGCGGCGCTCGGCGCAACTTCTCCGCCTCTACCCCCATCTGCGCTTTGCCAACCTGCGTGGCAATGTTGAGACCCGCTTGGCCAAAGTTGATAATCCAGAGAGTGAGTATACCTGCATGATAATGTCTGCCGCTGGCCTTGAGCGCATTGGCCTCAAGCATCGCATCAACCAATACATAGGCTCTAAGGACGGTGGCATTCTGCATGCAGTCGGCCAGGGAGCACTTGGCTTGGAAACTCGCAAGGGAGACAGCAGTACCCAAGAGTTGCTTAATAAGCTGGTTGATGAAAAGTCGACTCTCGCCTGTCTCGCGGAGCGGGCCCTTCTACGGACCCTTGAAGGTGGCTGTAGTGTCCCAATTGGCGTTGAGACGGAGTGGGTCGATCAATCGGAATATTTCCTGAGAATGCGCGCTATTGTGGTCAGTCTTGACGGGACCCAAAGCGTTCAAGACACTATTGATGCAACAGTGCGGACCAAGGATGAAGCGACAGTGTTTGGGAAAGAGCTGGCTACAAGACTTGTGACAGCGGGCGCAGATGCGATTCTGAAAgatatcaacaccaaccGACCGCCCAAGGACTGA